The nucleotide window GCCGGTTACCATGGAGAAGCCAGGGCTTCCTTTGCACTAGTACATGTGTTTACTTGTCTGTGCCTCTGTCTTTCCATTCTTACACAATTTATCTGCGTATATAAACTGACAGATTGACTAGCCACCAGAGTTTGATTCTGGCCTTAAGTACTTTAAGTTAAACTTGTGTGATAATTCAGTTTACAATGAGTTTTTAGTGCAGTAAAAGACATGCTTTATCAGTGAGTTCAAAAACAGTgatggggcttcactggtggcgcagtggttgagagtccgcctgctgatgcaggggacacgggttcgtgccccggtctggaaagatcccacatgctgcggtgtggctaggcccgtgagccatggccgctgagcctgcgcgtccggagcctgtactccgcaacgggagaggccacaacagtgagaggcccgcgtaccgcaaaaacaaacaaacaaacaaaaaaagtgacgGTATCTCAGATATTGCACAAGAagtatttaagagaaaaaaataggttaAAATCAGTTAATGTAGTCATCTCTGTTTTGAAGCAGTAAATGCagcttttaaaagttactttcgggagggagacgcaagagggaagagatatgggaacatatgtatatgtataactgattcactttgttataaagcagaaactaacacaccattgtaaagcaattatactccaataaagatgtaaaaaaaaaaagttactttcatTGATGACAAATGTGGTCCTTTTTGTGGGACCACAGTGTAGCCTTTTCTTTGTAGTGGGGGCCAATGGGTTCTTCCTGCATATGCAGTTGCAACCAAAATGCTTTTACTAAGCCCCTGCTTCTGCAGACTTCTCAACCCTGGGAAGCCAAGTTACTGACTGTGTTCTACACTTCTCAGGGGGTGGTGAGGACTGTTCCTTtgagaatagtaataataattgtaGCTAACATGGAGCATTTCCGGGTGTGCTCTGCACTGTACtaagtatttatatatgtaacctcatttcatcctcacagtaaTTTTGTGACTTATGGAtagttattatctccatttgacaaaggaggaaactgatgcTTATAAAGGTAAAGAAGTTGTCCAGGATCACTCAGCTGATGAGGGGTAGAGGTAGGATTTGAACGTAGGCAAAAGGACAGGCAGTCTTTAGAGCCGTACACTTACCCAGCACAAAGCTGGATGGCCCCTTGTGTACCCTTGGAAGGCCGAGGCCAGGAGACCGTTCCAGCAGAGGGCAAAGGGGGGCTTGGCAGAGGGACCATTGGGGATGCTCTGTGAAGAGGACTGCTCTGTCCAAGTAGCCCAGGCCCTGGTACCCTGGAGTCCAGGGTAGGGGAGGTGGCTGGGAATGGACCAAGCCTGAGGCCAGGCAGCCCAGGTCTCAGCTCAGCCCCAGTCGCCTGGTCTACAGCATGTCTTGAGTGTGCTATGTATCTAACACTGTTCTGGGTACCCTGGAAATCCCAGCACCATTGCAGATGGCGTCCCTATCCACAAAGACATTAGAGTTTACATGAGAAGATAAAAGTTGACATTTGGAGGGAGTGGCAATGAATGTTTTCTAAAATGCATcacttttcctgtttctctgtgaATGTATGTTTTCAGGAAATTCACAAGGGCATTCACAGCATTCCCAGGTCTGCATTGTCTCCCAAGAAAGGAatccctgggggctggggggagagggaatTGCATGAAGTtgatcaaaagatacaaacttccagttataagataaataagtactagggatgtaacgtacaacttgatgactacagttaacactgctgtatggtatATGTGAAAGCTGTTAAGAAAGTAGAtccggtcttccctggtggcgcagtggttgagagtccgcctgccaatgcaggggacatgggttcatgccccggtccgggaggatcccacatgccgtggagccgctgggcccgtgagccatggccgctgagcttgcgcgtccggagcctgtgctccgcaacgggagaggccacaacagtgagaggcccgcgtaccgcaaaaaaaaaaaaaaagtagatcctACGAGTTCTCATAACaagaaaaatccttttttttcttttgtttcttcttttttgtttctatttgagatgatggatattaaccacacttattgtggtaatcatttaccAATATAtctaagtcaaatcattatgctatataccttaaacttacagggtgctgtatgtcaattatgtctcaacgaaactagaagaaaagaaaagaaacctaaatgtccatcgatagatgaatggataaagaagatgtggtaaatatatacagtggaatattacataaaatatatacagtggaatatatatataaatatatatacaaataaatatatacatataaatatatacagtggaatattatataaaaagaaatgaaattcggtcatttgtagagatgtgtatggacgtagagtctgtcatatagagtgaagtaagtcagaaagaaaaactaataccatatattaatgcatatatgtggaatctagaaaaatggtacagatgaatatatttgcagggcaggaatagaaacgcAGACGTACAGAACGGAcctgtggacacagtgggggacagggagggtaggatgaattgggagattaggtttgacataaatactctaccatgtgtaaaatagacagctagtgggaacctgctgtatagcacagggagctcaactcagtgctctgtgatgacctagatgggtgggatgggggggagggaggtccaagagggatgggatatatgtatacatatagctgattcacttcactgtacagcagaaactaacacaacattgtaaagcaattatattccaataaaaaaagaaaagaaaagaaatcactttCCTCCTGGCCTCCAACCTGGCTGTTCTCCCTCCATGTCCTTGGAGCATATGTTTCCCATCTTGCGTGTTTGTAACAGTGTACATGTTTCTGGGTCCTTCACTTTCACTGAAGTCTCAGAAGGGTTGACGGCAGCACTGGTGGGCAGAATTATCCtcacccctgccctgggccctgtcTGCTGCCAGCCGCCTGAACTGGGTGGAGATGCACCCAGCTCAGATGTGCCTGGCGAGTGGGCTGGGAGGAGGAACAGGATCTCCCGTGTTTGAGCCAAACCCATTTCAAGCCACAATTACCCGGTTTCAATTCCAGCTGTGCTTTGTCAGGTGTCATGTATCCCTCCACATTCCTCCATGTAGCCACATGGCTGCGTGGCTCGTGGGGTCAGTGGCAAAACAACAAGATGTCTGGGGCTCTGCTGCAGGTTGAAATGATGCCTGTCATCTTTGTATTGTCCTTTTGGTACCTAGGTTTAGCCTCCAAGGGGTACTGATGTCTAATGTGTACCCTCAGAAGGATGAGAGACTGTCACCCTTACCCAGAGGTGTGCTGGTAGGTGCATACAGCCAGCTCTCCTGAAATAAAGCCCTGGCTTGCAGTGTTTGCCAGTTTCTGAGGTGTAAATACTCCTAAGCTTACCAGCGTAGCATCACTACACACAGTAGAGAAGAGATGGGCAGCAGCACACCTGTTTCCACAGATCGAGACCATAGATGGAAACAGCTTCCAGAGCAGAGTAAAATGTGTAGAATGATTAGGAAGTCATATGTTTTGAGCagttagtatcttttttttttaataaatttatttatttaatttatttattttcggctgcgttgggtcttcgttgctgtgtgtgggctttctctagttgtggctagcgggggctactcttcgttgcggtgtgtgggcttctcattgcggtggcttctcttgttgcggagcacaggctctaggtgtgcgggcttcagtagttgtggcacgtgggctcagtagttgtggctcgcgggcttagttgctccgcggcatgtgggatcttcctggaccagggctcgaacccgtgtcccctgcattggcaggcggattcttaaccgctgccccaccagggacgtcccggtacctttgtttttaatataattgatTGTAACtttgtataatttaattttcagtaatggctgtgtttaacaactggctcacaGATTTCCTGGAAATTGAACGGTTATCTCTTACAAGCCACAGTGAGCTGGCCTTGGCACACCACTGCTCTCACACTGCACCTGTTTCAGAAGACATTGTTTTGGGGGTAGGAATTAGGCCAGGAGGCCCAAAGAGCCATGAGAAAGGGAGGACCCAGTAGTGACTCCCTGGGTGTGGTGGGGGCTATGCATGGGGTTCCAGGTACCTAACCCCCTGTTTGTCCAGAGCCCAGCAGCCTGGCTCACATGGCTGAGGGGTATCTGGGCCCATAGCGAAGCGTCagggtgggtttttttgtgttccAGGACTCCTCCTCAGACACTTTTCGCAGGTCCCTTGAACATTGCTTCATCAGAGAGGGCTTCACCGACCACCTCCCCACTTAGAGGTGATGCCCATGGTACACCCTCTCAGCCCCATGACCCTGGTTCTTTTCCTTCCAGGCACTCTCCACAAGTAATCTCCTCCACATTCACATGTGAGTTTCTATGTTTGCTGCCATCTCTTCCTCTACTGGAAGCTCTAGGAGGGCCGTGCCAGTCTCACTGACCCGGAGCACccagcacatagcaggtgctcagtgaacACTTGTGGAAGGGAAGGGCCTGAGAGAGCAGGCTGAGAGACACGCACAAAAacgaggagggggaggagacagCCATTTACCTTATTTGAGTTTCTTTTTCCAAGAAGAACAAGCTGTTGGCAGTGTACTGGgtaccctttgacctttccagcTACAAGGGGTGTATCTGCTGCCAAGTGACAGAGACCTGATTTTAAATGGTGTGAACAATAAGAGAAATCCATTAGCTCACTAACAAGAAGCCCCAAGGTAGGGTTGCTCCAGGTGGGTGTTTTCAGCAGCTCGACGATGTTCTCAGAGACCCggcttctttccctctttctgctCTGCCTCCTTAGGGTAGAAACTTTGCTCTCAGACCAGGCCCTCCATGGTTGCCGGGAGCTAGAGGCATCACCTGGATATAGTCATGCCCTACAGACATCAGTTCCTTCCGGTGTGGCTCTTTTTAGGAGTAAGGAAACCTCTCCCAGAGACCACATGTCCTGTCCTAACGCAGCCCTGCAAGGGGACTAGGATGACCAGAGATTCTCAAAGTGGAGTGCCCAGACCAGCAGCACCAGCAGCACCTTGGAGCTTGTTCAaaactgaggaggtggggcccagCGATCTgagttttaacaagctctcctggTGATTTGGTGCTTGGTAAGGTCAAGTTTAAGAACCACGGCTGGCCCAATTGTGACCCACCCTTCAGAGGGTGAACTCAACTGGGGCTCTGCTGAGAGGAAGTGGGGAGACTGGTGGGGCTGAGCCATCCTCAGAGACTGGAGCTGCAGATGAGACACTGCATCTACTGCCTTTAACCAGCACCATGAAGGAGACAAGGCTCAGAGTCCTGTGATGAGGGGCAGGGCTGCCCAGGCAAGAAGAGCCTATGACTCTGAACCCCCCAACCTTTGCCTTCTCTCCTTACCCCCAGCTACCAGAGATTCACTGACTGTTACAAGTGCTTCTACCAGTTGCAGCCTGAGATGACACGGCGCATCTATGACAAGTTTGTAACTCAGTTGCAGACATCTATCCAGGTGAGTGGCAAGAAGCCCAGCAGGTACTATTGGCTCGGGTCCTGCCTCCAGATCGTCAGCCCCCTGAAGGCAGGGACCCTGCCGTCAGCCCCTCTCTACCCTCAGTCCCCGAAACTGTCCTCTGTGCCCCCAGGCTGCAGTGGCCATCATCCGTTCCCTCCAAATGACAGGGGTGTCTTGAATGCCTCTTGTCTCATTGCCCTGTGTTGTAATTGAGTTTATAGTTGTTGTCCCACCTGACCTTGTGAGCTCAGCGAGGGCACGCCTGGGTCCACTCCTCTGTGTTTCTCCAGCACCTggtgcagagcctggcacagaggaggcatTTAGCAAATTGTTGAATTCATTGGAACTGCATACCAGAGGGGATACAGAAAAGGACAGGATTCCATTCCTGTCTTTAAGTGATCCCTCTTGGGGGTTTAACTTCCATGCTGTCACACTCCAGAATGGGCTTCGTTAGGCATCAGAATGTATGTGTGCTGTCCGCAAAGGGTGCTCAGCTGTGGGGACAACAGCAGGGATGCAGCCTTCAGAGATGATGTGCAGGAGGAGAGGCTTGCTGCAGgctctttttaaatgtattctattttatactttattttcttaattataaaagtCACATGTAGAAAAGTTGGAATGTTTGTATAGAGACAGAACTTAAATTAGCTAAAATTTTACTAAGTGCCGTTAGTAGTTCAGCGTCTGGAGTTGTCTGGTATTACTAtagctctttcctcttttctcttcagGAGGAAATCTCTGAAATCAAAGCGGAGGGAAACCTGGAAGCTGTCCTGAATGCGCTGGATGCGATTGTGGAAGGAAGCAAGGACTGCGAGGAGCCGGCTTGGTGAGAAGGGTGATGCCTGCCCCCCGGCACGGACAGGTGGAGAGGACCAACACCAAACAGTGACCCAGAACAGAGAGACAAATGCATAGCCCCTCTGGGGCAGGAGAGCTGGGGGCAAGCGCATGTAGTCCAGGGGGTTGAGGTGACTGGGATGAGAGAAATCTTCCCAGGGAGCTCATTTCAGGACCCATCTGGCCTGTAAGAGAGAGGGTAGAGGGAGTGGGATGAGGCATAATAGTGAGGTTTGGAGTCTTATGTCGATTAGTCTGGCCCAGGCATCtggtttttattcatttgttcattcaacaaacacttagaaGCACTTACTATACGCCTAATACTGTTGTAGATGCCAGAGATTCAGCAGTGACTAAGACACGAAAGACCTTCTCTCCCGGGGCTGTCATTCCAGTGGGCAGCCCTGCTGCCAGGTTGTTCTGGGCAGGATGGAGAAGGAGGCCCTGGGGACAGgagtggagagttgagaccaccGAGATGGCAAGTGGCCTGagctcctgcctcctgcctccatTCCCTGCCTGAGTAGAATCCTAGGTCAGGAGGAGTAAAAACCTTTTTTGTGCTTTTCAATTTGCTAATGCTTTGTGACATTCATAACTTAAGAGAATTAACTTTTATAActgagaaagaatttttaaagaacctA belongs to Pseudorca crassidens isolate mPseCra1 chromosome 2, mPseCra1.hap1, whole genome shotgun sequence and includes:
- the PMF1 gene encoding polyamine-modulated factor 1 isoform X1, with the protein product MMDINHTYCGNHLPIYLSQIIMLYTLNLQGAVCQLCLNETRRKEKKPKCPSIDEWIKKMCYQRFTDCYKCFYQLQPEMTRRIYDKFVTQLQTSIQEEISEIKAEGNLEAVLNALDAIVEGSKDCEEPAWRPSGIPEKDLCSAVVPYFLQQRDALQRRVQKQEAENRQLADAVLAGRRQVEELQLQGQARQQAWQALHREQKELVAVLREPE